A portion of the Paenibacillus marchantiae genome contains these proteins:
- a CDS encoding carbohydrate ABC transporter permease produces the protein MRTSMRERVGQTIIVFLLALLCISVIYPFTYMLAVSLNVGSDAAKGGVYLWPREFTLYNYEVVLGNSVIQHAYLITISRTIVGTFVGLLITLLAAYGLSYRQLPFRKSLLGYVLITMLFSGGLIPLYIQLNHLSLLNSFWVYIIPSAFSAWNMFVMMKFIQGIPEALIESAEIDGANPVRILFVIIMPLSKPMLAAIGLFTAVGHWNDWFSGAFYVSDQNLIPVQTFLQQLLSAQDISTVLGSNNNQEALARGTMLSNVTLMSIKMATVMVSALPILCVYPFLQKYFVKGVLIGSVKG, from the coding sequence ATGAGAACTTCTATGAGGGAACGGGTGGGTCAGACAATTATTGTGTTTCTATTGGCACTTCTCTGTATCTCGGTAATCTATCCATTCACGTATATGCTTGCCGTTTCCTTAAACGTTGGCAGCGATGCGGCAAAAGGCGGTGTCTATCTGTGGCCTAGGGAGTTTACTTTGTACAATTATGAGGTTGTGCTTGGGAATTCGGTTATTCAACATGCCTACTTAATTACGATATCCCGAACGATCGTAGGCACTTTTGTCGGCTTACTCATCACACTACTGGCGGCTTATGGCTTGTCCTATCGGCAGCTTCCTTTCAGGAAATCCCTCCTGGGATACGTGCTGATTACGATGCTTTTTAGTGGCGGATTAATCCCTTTGTATATCCAGCTTAATCACTTGTCATTATTAAACTCATTCTGGGTGTATATCATTCCGTCCGCTTTCTCGGCGTGGAATATGTTTGTGATGATGAAATTCATCCAGGGGATTCCGGAAGCACTGATCGAATCGGCTGAGATTGATGGTGCCAATCCTGTCCGCATTCTCTTCGTTATTATTATGCCGCTTTCGAAACCCATGCTTGCAGCCATTGGCCTTTTTACTGCAGTGGGGCACTGGAATGACTGGTTTTCTGGCGCATTTTATGTTTCAGATCAGAATCTGATTCCGGTTCAAACGTTTTTGCAACAACTGCTGTCTGCCCAGGATATCTCGACTGTCCTCGGGTCCAACAATAATCAGGAAGCGCTTGCCCGGGGCACCATGCTCTCTAACGTTACACTGATGTCCATCAAAATGGCGACAGTTATGGTAAGCGCGCTTCCGATCCTGTGTGTGTACCCATTCCTGCAAAAGTATTTTGTAAAAGGTGTGCTTATCGGCTCAGTAAAAGGATAA
- a CDS encoding ABC transporter permease, which produces MIERLAKYRWQYVMILPGAILLLLFSYIPMVGIQVAFKDFHIGSTMWSSAWVGLENFSFLQDEQFWIVVKNTIYIAILKFVFGFPAPIILALLINEVKNNKYKRFVQSVSYLPHFFSWIVVAYILQSLLTLDDGLVNQLIEKLGGDSVFFLGSTEWFRPMIVVSGLWKEVGWNTILYLAAITTIDPQLYEAARVEGAGRLAQIRNITLPGIMPTISIVLILSMPGLIAVGMDQIYPLMNPANQPVADVLDTYILRNGLQQGYFGMATAVGLLSSVISLVLVLCTNQIARKFNGEGLW; this is translated from the coding sequence ATGATTGAACGACTGGCAAAATACCGTTGGCAATATGTAATGATTCTACCTGGTGCAATCCTACTGCTTCTCTTCAGCTACATTCCGATGGTGGGCATCCAGGTGGCATTCAAGGATTTTCACATCGGCAGCACGATGTGGAGTAGTGCATGGGTTGGTTTGGAAAACTTCTCATTCTTGCAAGATGAACAGTTCTGGATTGTGGTGAAGAATACAATTTACATCGCGATTCTCAAGTTTGTGTTCGGATTTCCAGCTCCTATTATTTTGGCATTGCTCATCAATGAGGTGAAAAACAACAAATACAAGCGGTTTGTCCAATCCGTAAGTTATCTTCCGCATTTCTTTTCGTGGATCGTGGTGGCTTACATTCTGCAATCCCTGCTGACGTTGGACGACGGATTGGTCAATCAGTTGATAGAGAAGCTCGGGGGAGATTCAGTCTTTTTCTTGGGATCCACGGAGTGGTTCCGGCCCATGATCGTAGTGAGCGGTCTATGGAAGGAGGTAGGCTGGAATACGATCTTGTATCTGGCGGCAATTACAACGATTGACCCGCAGCTCTATGAAGCAGCTAGGGTGGAAGGAGCAGGACGGCTCGCACAAATTCGCAACATTACCCTGCCGGGTATAATGCCGACCATCTCCATCGTGTTGATTCTCAGTATGCCTGGACTGATTGCAGTAGGCATGGATCAAATCTATCCTCTGATGAATCCGGCCAATCAGCCAGTCGCGGATGTGCTAGACACATATATTTTACGCAATGGCTTGCAGCAAGGTTATTTTGGAATGGCCACTGCAGTGGGTCTCCTTTCTTCGGTCATCAGTCTGGTGTTGGTACTATGCACCAATCAGATAGCGCGAAAGTTCAACGGAGAGGGGCTTTGGTAA
- a CDS encoding beta-mannosidase → MLLIDLNGRWQMKRVDHAEWLPATVPGSVFNDLLQAGQMEDPYYREQEQAALKLCNYDYEYKHSFEVSVADLKHDRIILLCEGLDTIGELFLNRINIANVSNMHSTYEIDITSFIKQGENTIHIILRSPVEYVLRKQAERPLINCSDAVEGISHLRKAHSMFGWDWGPQLPDLGIWRNISIQGYDHARLEDVYITQMHSEGKVTLDVRVRASSWVQEEREIMVTLDTPSGETLKGCTSVVNDGDHRIWIEVDHPELWWPNGLGKQPLYQLSVALMEQGVELDRDDKRIGLRTLTVKQEQDQWGESFEFEVNGVSFFSMGADYIPEDNILPRCNPDRTERLIKSCAQAHFNTIRVWGGGHYPENYFYDLCDEYGLIVWQDLMYACGVYELTEEFKQSITKETIDNMKRLRHHASLGIWCGNNEQEMAWVEWDWAKKTSLQLQADYIKQYEVLLPAIAKEYDPNTFYWLASPSSKGSFDNPNDENYGDMHYWDVWHGKKPFTEFRTLFPRYMSEFGLQSFPNHKTIETFTLPEDRNIFSPVMESHQKNGTGNEKILYYIGETYRLPKDFNSLLYASQLIQAEGISCGVEHWRRHRGRCMGALYWQLNDCWPVASWSSIDYFGRWKALHYAAKRFFAPVLVSAREDGSKVEIHVSNESRSAVKGELKWSLMDSQSNEIVASSKVIELKALSTSLFEHLDFTEMLDTTTKKRNTYLQFSFVVDGEVVSEGTVLFVKPKHFGFIDPAIETTMTEEEDRFVITVDSKAFARFVELDFSELDGIFSNNYFDLSASGRKTISLKKDDLNKPTSLEELQSQLIVRSVFDL, encoded by the coding sequence ATGTTGCTTATCGATCTCAATGGCAGGTGGCAAATGAAGAGAGTGGATCATGCCGAATGGCTTCCGGCGACGGTCCCAGGTTCGGTCTTTAATGATTTGCTACAAGCTGGACAAATGGAAGATCCCTACTACCGCGAGCAAGAGCAGGCGGCACTTAAACTGTGTAATTATGATTATGAATACAAACACTCTTTTGAAGTAAGCGTAGCGGATCTCAAGCATGACCGGATCATCCTGTTATGTGAAGGGTTGGATACGATTGGCGAATTGTTTCTGAATAGAATCAATATCGCGAATGTAAGTAATATGCACAGTACTTATGAAATCGATATTACCTCCTTTATCAAACAAGGTGAAAATACCATACACATTATTCTTCGTTCCCCTGTGGAGTATGTACTGCGTAAACAAGCCGAGCGCCCGTTGATTAACTGCAGTGATGCAGTAGAAGGAATCTCCCATTTGCGTAAAGCACACTCCATGTTCGGTTGGGATTGGGGTCCACAATTACCTGATTTGGGAATCTGGCGGAATATCTCCATTCAAGGCTATGATCATGCCCGTTTGGAAGATGTCTACATTACACAGATGCATAGCGAAGGTAAGGTAACCTTAGATGTTCGCGTAAGGGCATCTAGTTGGGTCCAAGAAGAGCGGGAGATCATGGTCACATTAGATACACCTTCCGGGGAGACATTGAAAGGATGCACGTCTGTCGTGAATGATGGGGATCATCGTATCTGGATTGAAGTGGACCATCCCGAGTTATGGTGGCCGAATGGTCTGGGCAAACAGCCATTGTATCAGCTGAGCGTTGCGCTTATGGAACAAGGCGTGGAGTTGGATCGTGATGATAAGCGCATTGGACTGAGAACATTAACTGTGAAGCAAGAGCAGGATCAATGGGGTGAGTCCTTCGAATTCGAAGTGAACGGTGTATCTTTTTTCTCGATGGGTGCTGACTATATTCCGGAAGATAACATCTTGCCGCGCTGTAACCCAGATCGGACAGAACGATTGATCAAGAGCTGTGCGCAAGCCCATTTCAATACAATTCGTGTATGGGGTGGCGGACATTATCCAGAGAATTACTTCTATGATTTGTGCGACGAATACGGCTTGATTGTATGGCAGGACTTGATGTATGCCTGCGGTGTATATGAACTGACTGAGGAATTCAAGCAATCGATTACAAAAGAGACCATCGATAACATGAAACGCTTGCGTCATCATGCTTCATTAGGAATCTGGTGTGGAAACAATGAGCAGGAGATGGCTTGGGTCGAATGGGACTGGGCGAAGAAAACATCCTTACAGTTACAAGCAGACTATATTAAGCAATACGAGGTATTACTTCCGGCTATTGCGAAGGAATATGATCCGAACACGTTCTATTGGTTAGCTTCACCTTCATCCAAAGGCAGCTTCGACAATCCAAACGATGAAAATTACGGAGACATGCATTACTGGGATGTTTGGCATGGCAAGAAACCTTTTACCGAATTCCGCACATTGTTCCCGCGCTACATGTCCGAATTCGGATTGCAATCCTTCCCGAATCACAAGACCATAGAGACGTTTACGTTGCCGGAAGACCGCAATATCTTCTCACCGGTCATGGAATCTCATCAGAAGAATGGTACGGGCAATGAGAAAATTCTGTATTACATCGGGGAGACGTATCGCTTGCCAAAAGATTTCAATTCCCTGTTATACGCTTCACAGCTCATTCAGGCTGAAGGTATCTCATGTGGGGTAGAGCATTGGCGCAGACATCGTGGACGCTGTATGGGTGCACTGTACTGGCAATTGAATGATTGCTGGCCTGTTGCTTCCTGGTCCAGTATCGATTACTTTGGTCGCTGGAAAGCACTGCATTATGCAGCCAAACGCTTTTTCGCACCTGTTCTTGTATCGGCTCGGGAAGATGGTTCGAAGGTAGAAATTCACGTGTCGAATGAGAGTAGGAGTGCTGTAAAAGGAGAATTGAAATGGAGTCTCATGGATTCGCAATCCAATGAAATCGTAGCTTCTTCAAAAGTGATTGAGTTGAAAGCGTTATCAACCTCATTATTCGAACATCTTGATTTCACTGAGATGCTCGATACAACTACAAAAAAACGGAATACGTATTTACAGTTTTCCTTTGTGGTGGATGGTGAAGTTGTCAGCGAAGGTACAGTGTTATTTGTGAAGCCAAAGCATTTTGGTTTTATTGATCCTGCAATTGAGACCACGATGACAGAAGAAGAGGATCGTTTTGTTATTACGGTTGATTCGAAAGCTTTTGCACGGTTTGTGGAGCTTGATTTCAGTGAATTAGACGGTATTTTCAGTAACAATTATTTTGACTTGTCAGCAAGTGGAAGAAAGACCATTTCTCTGAAGAAAGATGATCTCAACAAACCGACATCCCTTGAAGAACTGCAATCACAGCTAATCGTACGCAGTGTATTTGATTTGTAA
- a CDS encoding AraC family transcriptional regulator — protein MIKYTASTHIHSDLLVDPFWVDSLSKVSPEHTHDFYEFFILSEGQCQHIVNGTTQHLRPGCLVFIRPHDIHRYEPEGTQDCRFLNSPCRSAVIDEALAYLNEQNYAQGLLQAPVPQIAMLSQLEMTEMVRSFERIMMLSTVDKKKARVYAKGLIIQIFTQHFFELDTIEQPILPLWLEHAISKMQLKENMIRGLHALYELSGRSVGHVNRAFRQYLNQTPTEYINQLRLNVAKNLLLTTELRVLEIALEAGFENVSHFYHQFKKYYNQAPLDFRKNATMNKESLLT, from the coding sequence ATGATCAAATACACAGCGTCTACTCACATCCATTCCGACCTGCTCGTAGATCCGTTCTGGGTCGATTCCTTATCGAAAGTATCACCCGAGCATACCCATGACTTTTACGAGTTCTTCATTCTAAGTGAAGGGCAGTGCCAACATATCGTCAATGGAACAACCCAGCATTTAAGGCCGGGCTGCCTTGTCTTTATTCGACCGCATGATATTCACCGTTATGAGCCGGAAGGCACTCAGGACTGCCGTTTTCTGAATAGCCCTTGTCGATCCGCAGTAATAGATGAAGCTTTGGCCTACTTGAATGAACAGAATTATGCGCAAGGACTCTTGCAGGCTCCCGTTCCCCAGATTGCCATGTTATCTCAGTTAGAAATGACAGAGATGGTTCGAAGCTTTGAACGGATTATGATGCTCTCCACAGTGGATAAGAAGAAGGCTCGCGTATACGCAAAAGGGCTGATTATTCAGATTTTTACGCAGCATTTCTTTGAGTTGGATACCATTGAACAACCCATTCTCCCGCTGTGGCTTGAGCATGCGATCTCCAAAATGCAGCTGAAAGAAAACATGATTCGTGGTCTTCATGCGCTCTATGAATTGTCAGGTCGAAGCGTTGGTCATGTGAACCGTGCCTTTCGTCAATATCTGAATCAAACACCAACAGAGTATATTAATCAGCTTCGGCTGAATGTAGCCAAAAACTTGCTGCTCACGACTGAGCTTCGCGTGCTTGAGATTGCACTGGAAGCGGGATTTGAGAACGTCAGCCACTTCTACCATCAGTTCAAAAAATACTATAATCAAGCTCCGCTAGATTTCCGTAAAAACGCGACAATGAATAAGGAATCGCTGCTGACATAA
- a CDS encoding sensor histidine kinase, translated as MKLVHQINLAFGLSLVLILSVTAVLLHYVLLDHFIGTEKNDLKTLSAAMSASITKAGDITMSPVLSTGAAITMPNSNITGMQSVQLVTGEVTSAPSTLIPADVEAFVTDFNGNVLSGTLSVSGTTGMASSNTLTEAVPANLSKYTAVTSSSIKDLWKGTDGRYVMDVSPIPQGTLTLLTPMSKIKAIEQALLGRLILVICIVGAIMFLLSLFITKKLIQPLMNLKQELKKVKQRHFTDVQLVKAGGEIGAVAQTVYEMAGELNRFNEVQKQFFQNASHELKTPLMSIAGYAEGIRDGIFEGENVRKGLDVILGESGRLGKIVTEMTLLAKLDSEEDIFKPSKVSLNELLTETSERVNPLLVKKGLTLHIACPENKELFIMADQDKLLQALLNVVTNAARYAKEEIHITASLEKGKIALSVSDDGPGFPQELLPTLFHRFVKGKDGESGLGLAIARAIVERCGGLIQATNHKEGGAVISFGFPAAQRV; from the coding sequence ATGAAACTTGTTCATCAAATTAACCTTGCATTCGGATTGTCACTGGTTCTGATCCTCTCCGTCACGGCCGTTTTACTTCATTATGTGCTGCTGGATCATTTCATTGGGACAGAGAAGAATGATCTCAAGACGTTAAGTGCGGCGATGTCCGCTTCTATAACGAAAGCAGGGGATATCACAATGAGTCCTGTACTTTCCACTGGAGCTGCGATCACGATGCCTAATTCGAATATTACGGGTATGCAGTCCGTCCAGTTGGTAACGGGAGAAGTTACGAGTGCTCCTTCAACACTCATTCCTGCGGATGTTGAAGCCTTTGTCACTGATTTTAACGGAAATGTGCTGTCAGGGACTTTGTCTGTGAGTGGTACAACCGGAATGGCGAGCAGTAACACATTGACTGAAGCTGTACCAGCAAACTTGTCGAAATACACAGCGGTCACTTCGTCCAGCATCAAGGATCTGTGGAAGGGAACGGATGGGCGTTATGTGATGGATGTCAGTCCCATCCCCCAAGGAACCCTGACTCTGTTGACGCCCATGAGCAAGATCAAAGCAATTGAACAGGCGCTTCTGGGGCGTCTCATCCTGGTGATCTGTATCGTTGGAGCCATTATGTTCCTGCTCAGTTTGTTTATTACGAAAAAGCTGATTCAGCCATTGATGAATCTGAAGCAGGAACTTAAGAAGGTCAAACAACGTCATTTCACGGATGTGCAGCTGGTCAAGGCTGGCGGTGAGATTGGAGCTGTGGCACAGACGGTATACGAGATGGCTGGCGAACTGAACAGGTTCAATGAGGTGCAGAAGCAGTTTTTCCAGAATGCTTCTCATGAGCTGAAGACCCCTCTGATGTCCATTGCAGGCTATGCGGAGGGCATTCGAGATGGAATCTTTGAAGGTGAGAACGTTCGTAAAGGGTTGGACGTGATCCTGGGGGAGAGCGGTAGATTAGGCAAGATTGTGACCGAAATGACGCTGCTTGCGAAGCTGGATAGTGAAGAGGATATCTTCAAACCTTCCAAGGTCAGTCTGAACGAATTGTTGACGGAAACATCCGAACGTGTCAATCCGCTGCTTGTAAAGAAAGGACTTACACTCCATATCGCTTGTCCGGAGAATAAAGAGCTGTTCATCATGGCTGATCAGGATAAACTGCTGCAGGCACTGCTCAACGTCGTGACGAATGCCGCAAGATACGCCAAAGAAGAAATTCACATCACTGCGAGCTTGGAAAAAGGGAAGATCGCGCTATCCGTTTCGGATGACGGTCCCGGCTTTCCGCAGGAGCTGCTGCCCACCTTATTCCACCGTTTTGTCAAAGGAAAAGACGGTGAGTCCGGACTGGGCCTGGCGATTGCCCGGGCCATTGTTGAACGCTGCGGCGGGCTGATTCAGGCCACCAACCATAAGGAGGGAGGAGCTGTAATTTCGTTCGGCTTCCCTGCGGCCCAGCGTGTCTGA
- a CDS encoding response regulator transcription factor has protein sequence MNNDYLIAVVDDDENIRTLIQAYLHKENYRTIGLANAEDAWSLYRISPPSMWVMDIMLPGMDGYELCKRIRSEGEVPIIMISAKDNEVDKILGLELGSDDYLVKPFSPRELVARIKRQLERWIRLTGAEERAVVSEAATPRIDTGDLQLMLEERRAIWRGEEVELTSKEFTMLKVLAEHPNRAFTRDELLSFVWGEDYFGSDRAVDHLIKRIRKKIEELPVESVWGHGYRMRTDRSEV, from the coding sequence ATGAATAACGATTACCTCATCGCGGTTGTAGATGATGACGAGAATATACGCACACTGATTCAAGCTTATTTGCACAAAGAGAACTATCGAACGATAGGCCTTGCTAATGCCGAGGATGCCTGGTCTTTATATAGAATAAGTCCGCCGAGCATGTGGGTGATGGATATTATGCTGCCCGGAATGGATGGCTATGAATTGTGCAAACGCATCCGTAGTGAAGGAGAGGTACCCATTATTATGATCTCGGCGAAGGATAATGAGGTGGACAAAATACTTGGCCTTGAGCTAGGCAGTGACGATTATCTAGTGAAGCCTTTCAGCCCCCGTGAGCTGGTAGCCCGCATCAAGCGGCAGCTGGAACGTTGGATTAGACTTACCGGTGCGGAAGAAAGAGCTGTTGTAAGCGAAGCTGCGACGCCAAGAATCGATACCGGTGATCTTCAATTAATGTTGGAAGAGAGGCGGGCCATATGGAGAGGGGAAGAAGTGGAGCTGACCAGCAAAGAATTCACCATGCTCAAGGTACTGGCTGAACATCCGAATCGTGCGTTTACGAGGGACGAGCTGCTCAGTTTTGTCTGGGGAGAAGATTATTTTGGCAGTGACCGTGCCGTGGATCATTTAATTAAGCGGATTCGCAAAAAAATTGAGGAACTTCCCGTCGAGTCGGTGTGGGGACACGGGTATCGTATGCGTACAGATCGGAGTGAAGTTTAA
- a CDS encoding glycoside hydrolase family 38 N-terminal domain-containing protein, with the protein MTLEQQIKQAAIPTLKRKWKIYVIHHSHTDIGYTDRQEKIEQYHIDFIRQALRIVNDAHNGVNPEWKGFRWTCETFWAVEQFLKQARDEEKVAFADAVRRGDIELSGTYLNMTELPDLQLLNKIHSKAQTYAKSIGHPIDSAMTADINGYSWGYADSLLNNGIGHLFSCIHTHHGMYALGRKQSPFWWEAPSGERLLVWNGDHYMLGNELGFCPGALGKYMIRDEFGHRLVETANIHNQIANIRIHRYLAQLEAEQYPYDFVPMMLSGLPTDNGSPNSAIMEWIDAWNRQNGEGISVEMSTLSGFFARLKEEGTDGLPVHKGDWPDWWSDGVSSTPMHTQIYRDAQRTLRKVEKLDPEQKSVSLQEIEAVEQALTLYAEHTWGYHSSVYEPWHKNVQMLEVRKTANAAEASKLAYRALDQVLLADNAATLYPGRPYRFKVTNLSEREVTELVQLKLEGWEPDELLNGVEVIREDTGQVLIQQSSHPQTIIAELKLQGMESCILILRPLLAAQKSHSSLTSTSNSKLIGADQVYDMEDMYSLTTGGQQAPISVCQTGLESPFVRLTWSKERGIVSWIDKETGRELLKADDLYGAFTPIYEVTNPANPADASQVWSVRSKMGRNRKGLNVERSVGQLISVRAVDNGPLYATVELGYQLKGIAYFSLHLRIYTRQNRMDISARFHKESIWNPENVYLALPFNPGGTGPVTLFADKPGGLVRPWKDQIPGTCLDYSAVQSGIAWRDHDRSLLLAVPDTPLVQWGTLDYGTRKVHTQQTPDAQPEAYAWLMTNYWETNFKATLGGFYEFQYHISAGSRLSAEDMAAALQALNEPFVVTRVNEK; encoded by the coding sequence ATGACACTCGAACAACAAATCAAACAGGCCGCCATCCCGACGCTTAAACGGAAATGGAAAATATATGTCATTCACCATTCCCATACTGACATTGGTTATACTGACCGGCAGGAGAAGATTGAACAATATCATATCGATTTTATCCGTCAGGCGCTGCGTATTGTTAATGATGCCCATAACGGTGTAAACCCCGAGTGGAAAGGGTTCCGTTGGACCTGTGAGACCTTCTGGGCTGTGGAGCAATTCCTGAAGCAGGCTCGAGACGAGGAAAAAGTTGCATTTGCTGATGCCGTGCGGCGCGGCGATATCGAGCTCTCCGGCACGTATTTGAATATGACTGAGCTGCCCGACCTACAGTTGTTGAACAAAATACACAGCAAAGCTCAGACATATGCCAAATCTATCGGTCACCCAATAGACAGTGCGATGACGGCGGATATCAATGGCTACAGCTGGGGATATGCCGATAGCCTGCTAAATAACGGAATCGGACATTTATTCAGCTGTATACATACTCATCACGGCATGTATGCGCTGGGCCGCAAGCAGTCCCCTTTCTGGTGGGAAGCTCCAAGTGGGGAACGCCTGCTGGTCTGGAATGGAGACCACTACATGCTTGGCAACGAGCTTGGTTTCTGTCCTGGTGCGCTTGGCAAATACATGATTCGTGATGAATTCGGCCACAGACTTGTGGAAACAGCGAACATTCATAATCAAATCGCCAATATTCGCATCCACCGGTACTTGGCCCAGCTTGAGGCGGAGCAGTATCCATACGATTTCGTGCCGATGATGCTGTCCGGATTGCCCACAGACAACGGATCGCCCAATAGCGCAATCATGGAATGGATCGATGCATGGAACCGTCAAAACGGCGAGGGGATTTCCGTGGAGATGAGTACGTTGAGTGGCTTTTTTGCCCGCTTGAAGGAGGAAGGGACGGATGGTCTGCCTGTGCATAAAGGGGATTGGCCTGACTGGTGGTCGGACGGTGTAAGCTCCACACCGATGCACACTCAGATTTACCGTGACGCACAGCGGACACTTCGCAAGGTGGAAAAGCTCGACCCTGAACAGAAAAGTGTTAGTCTCCAGGAAATCGAGGCTGTAGAGCAGGCGCTTACTCTTTATGCCGAACACACTTGGGGGTATCACTCCTCTGTTTATGAACCGTGGCACAAAAATGTGCAGATGCTTGAGGTTCGCAAGACAGCTAACGCTGCAGAGGCAAGCAAGCTTGCTTACCGCGCGCTAGATCAGGTGCTGCTTGCCGATAATGCCGCCACCTTGTACCCGGGGCGTCCTTATCGCTTCAAGGTAACGAATCTCTCGGAGCGGGAGGTAACCGAGTTGGTTCAGTTGAAGCTTGAAGGATGGGAACCGGATGAGCTATTAAACGGAGTAGAAGTAATCCGTGAGGACACGGGACAGGTGCTGATCCAGCAGTCAAGCCACCCGCAGACGATTATTGCGGAGCTTAAACTCCAAGGCATGGAGAGCTGCATACTGATTCTGCGCCCACTCCTGGCAGCGCAGAAGAGTCATTCTTCCTTAACGTCAACCTCCAATTCAAAGCTGATCGGCGCTGACCAGGTGTACGATATGGAGGATATGTATTCCTTAACGACAGGCGGACAGCAAGCGCCGATCTCCGTTTGCCAAACTGGGCTGGAGTCCCCTTTTGTACGCTTGACTTGGTCGAAAGAGCGCGGCATTGTGTCGTGGATCGATAAGGAGACAGGACGCGAACTGTTGAAAGCGGATGATCTGTATGGGGCATTTACACCCATCTATGAGGTGACCAATCCGGCGAACCCTGCGGATGCATCTCAGGTATGGAGCGTCCGTTCCAAAATGGGACGCAACCGTAAAGGCTTGAACGTGGAGCGTTCGGTTGGTCAGCTTATCTCCGTGCGAGCGGTGGATAATGGACCGCTGTATGCTACCGTTGAGCTTGGTTATCAGCTCAAGGGTATCGCCTATTTTTCACTACACTTGCGGATCTATACCCGTCAAAACCGGATGGATATTTCGGCGCGGTTCCATAAAGAGAGCATCTGGAATCCGGAGAACGTTTATCTGGCCCTGCCGTTCAACCCGGGAGGCACTGGGCCGGTTACCCTGTTTGCCGACAAGCCAGGAGGCCTCGTTCGCCCCTGGAAGGATCAGATTCCGGGAACTTGCCTGGATTATTCCGCTGTACAGTCGGGCATTGCCTGGCGGGATCATGACCGCAGTCTGCTGCTTGCTGTCCCGGACACACCTCTCGTGCAATGGGGAACGCTGGATTACGGGACCAGAAAGGTCCACACCCAGCAAACGCCTGACGCTCAACCGGAAGCCTATGCCTGGCTGATGACGAATTATTGGGAAACGAATTTCAAAGCGACCTTGGGCGGCTTCTATGAGTTTCAATATCATATTTCGGCTGGCAGCAGACTTTCAGCTGAAGATATGGCCGCAGCTCTGCAGGCGTTGAACGAGCCATTTGTAGTTACCCGGGTTAACGAAAAATAA
- a CDS encoding ROK family protein, protein MNPDVTIAIDAGGTFLKGAVVLSDGNLLPQLYVKRSSHSDSSAYEIASNLAGVIQELAAAYVAYMERLSTDKGTRGTFANFHIGFAFPGPFEYDTGVSRIQGLNKYEQLYEFNLKTLLRCELTALAAEPTAPTWMTQLAAADIRFGNDAALFALGVSRLFPQDRLLCLTLGTGLGSAFVENRSIVSGKWGIPDSGMLYAEQYNGGTVDDLFGSRGILALADSHDARRQGEDVYHLAIAARQGNSSAIRVWQLYGQRLGEMLRPYVAEFRPARLILGGQIAETHDLFGGALSEALLPEKISQHNEKQMQEHVFHGIFQLVKGT, encoded by the coding sequence ATGAACCCTGACGTAACGATTGCCATTGATGCCGGGGGGACCTTTTTGAAGGGTGCCGTTGTACTGAGTGACGGGAATCTTCTACCACAACTTTATGTCAAAAGGTCATCGCACTCCGACAGTAGCGCGTATGAAATCGCCTCCAATCTGGCTGGCGTGATCCAGGAGCTTGCCGCGGCATACGTCGCCTACATGGAGAGGCTAAGTACCGATAAAGGGACCCGGGGCACTTTTGCCAATTTTCACATCGGTTTTGCTTTCCCCGGCCCTTTTGAATACGACACAGGCGTTTCCCGTATCCAGGGATTGAATAAATACGAGCAGCTTTATGAATTCAATCTAAAAACACTGCTGCGGTGTGAATTAACGGCGCTTGCAGCGGAGCCCACTGCTCCTACATGGATGACCCAGCTTGCCGCCGCAGATATTCGTTTTGGCAATGATGCTGCCCTGTTCGCTCTGGGGGTCAGCAGGCTTTTTCCACAGGACAGATTGCTTTGCCTTACATTGGGAACGGGTCTTGGCTCCGCTTTCGTTGAGAACCGGTCCATTGTCAGTGGAAAATGGGGAATTCCCGACTCAGGCATGTTGTATGCCGAGCAATACAACGGAGGAACCGTGGATGATCTGTTCGGAAGCCGAGGGATTTTGGCCTTGGCAGATAGCCATGATGCTCGAAGGCAGGGAGAGGACGTGTACCATCTGGCCATAGCGGCCAGACAGGGAAATTCCTCCGCCATCCGTGTATGGCAGCTTTACGGCCAGCGGCTTGGGGAAATGTTGCGTCCGTACGTGGCAGAGTTTCGCCCCGCTCGTCTGATCCTGGGGGGACAAATTGCCGAAACCCATGATCTATTTGGCGGCGCGCTTTCGGAAGCGCTCTTGCCCGAGAAGATTTCTCAGCATAATGAGAAACAAATGCAAGAGCATGTGTTCCACGGGATTTTCCAACTCGTAAAAGGTACCTAA